The Miscanthus floridulus cultivar M001 chromosome 6, ASM1932011v1, whole genome shotgun sequence genomic interval ATTTTACGCGTCGCCGTTGCAGCGAGCTGCTGACGCTGCGTTCACACTTCACACACCTTGTGGTGGCCTGGTGCGGTGCGGTCCCCACCGTTGCGTTCACACACAGGGTACcgtactctactagtactacttgtGTTGACAATGACAAACAGTCAAAGCCTCTTGCCACTATTTGCACAGCTACGAGGAGGCAGAAGCTAGTGGTGTGCATGCATATACTCCGTATGCATGGTCTCATGGCTGCCAATATGTATGGCTTTTTTTGGCTGCTGCTGCCTGCAGGTGTCGCCGTGTCACGAAACCAACCAAAACCATGCGTGCAACTCTCCTGCTGATTcctggaaaaaaaaaactgaaaggcTCGAAGGTAAAAGGAACACGTACATTCGTTCACACTAGGGCAGGGGTTCTTTTTTCCTTTTGCCATCATAATAGAttccttcagcctgttcgctggttggtttctgggctggtttgagttggctggtgctggtttgttgtgagaaaaaaacataaTTGGCTGATTGGTTTAggctagctgaaaccaacaagcgaacagactgctTTGCTCCAGGAAAGCCATTAGCTAGATTTCATTACAGAATAATTAACATTGTCATCTCCATAACAGACTAGAAGGCACCATGGCAACCATGTCATCCTCATCCAGCAGAGATGCACTCTACAACTAAAAAAAGCAGATAGCAGCCTAGCTAATAATTCTTGCTTACAGGACATGAAACCCCCCATGCTTTGGTACATCATCATGGGCATCGGCGTCGGCTCAACCGACCGACGGCCGCCGTCCGATCGTCCGCATCGTACGGACCAAAAACTCCATTTATAATAACAAGCTAAAAacagagggggagagagagagcaaaacCACTGCTACAGTGCTAAGTAACCACCTTTCCATCTCTAATCCCTGAAGCCCACTCATCAGATGATCATCCCCCAGCTCTCCAGGGTCGGGAAGCCGCACTCGCCCGCCGCCCCGCACACCAGCGCCTCCAGCTCTAGCAGCGCCGACGAGTCGTCGTCGTTCCCTGCCGCAGCAGCTGCCACGGCGGCGGCGTCCGTCACGGTCGTCGTCGACGCCtgcccgccgccggccgggctctTTTCCTCCGGCGACggcaccgcggcggcggcgcggtcgaGCAGGAAAGCGGACGTGTCCAGCGTCGGGAGCACGCACGCTGGCGCGGCTGTCCAGTTGGGCGCCGCGACGGTGGCGGCCTCCGAGGCAGCGGGGAAGGAGGAGGGGCCGGGGACGGGGAGGCCGGTGATCTCCTGCACCATGCGGCGGAAGTTGGCGGGGTCGGCGGTGATGTAGGTGGTCTGCGGGCGCCGCGATGGCCGCGGCTTGCGGTTCTTGGTGACGCGGCCCCCTCTAGGTCCCCCCGCCAGGGCCCGGGCGCCGGGCCTGCTGGACGCCGCCGGCGCAGGAGCGTCGTGGCCGCTGGAGGCGGACAGGAGCTCGGAGGCGGAGGAGGTCGTCGAGGAGGACGGGGTGGCCGGGGAGGAGaaggacgaggcggcggcggcggcggcagagtaGGCGTGGGCGGGCGCCATGGaggcgcggagcgcggaggtgaGCGCCTCGTTCTCGAAGGCGGCGGTGGAGGTGAGCCAGGCGGGGGAGGACGAGCAGTAGTagtggctggcggcggcggcgtgggccgTGTGGGTCGGCGGCGGGGTGGGGAGGTGGGCCCAGGTGGGGTCGAGGCCGGCGCAGCGGTTTGCCATGGGAGCGACGGGAGGCGAAGCGAGGAGAGGTGCTCCGTGCTCGACAGATCGCAGCTTGGAATTGGATTGGGGCGAGGGGAGCGAGTAGGGGGCGAAGGTGAGGCTAGCGGGGGCGACGGCGGTGGGAATTTATATTGGGAGCAAGTGATGTAAGGCCGAAATGGTGGGAGCACACGGGTTGTGTACACCATCATTTTTACTAGAGCCTTTGGAAAAATAGCACCAAACGGTAGTTGTACGAGAGAGGCAGATGAGCCAAAATTGGCACTAATATATCTTGCCTCCTTGTTTATGGAATACAAGATGTCCTACAAATCCTAGGATATTTTATCGGGTAAAACAAATGTTGTATTTAACTATCTCTTAAATCTCTTAATTGTAGGGGAGATATTGTGATTGCCATACTCGACACTTTTTTAAATTGAGTTTGACGATTAATTTATCTAAAATCTTTTATAATATGACACAAGTTTGAATGCTTAAATATTTTATGTTTCATTAGGATGAGTAGAGTAGAATATAGGAGTAGGTGCACATGATCTTTGAACAAGGTAAGAGCGTCCATAGGATTTATAATTCAGAGAAAAAATAGCTGTATATTAAGCCATAAATACTACCAAATATGTTGACATGCTGTACTATGAATGGACTAACGATTTGCCAaaaaaaatgctgcaaaaaaaAACAGAAGCAACTGAGGCCTCTATAAGTACTACTATTATATTATAGTTCATAAAACAACGAAAGGAGAGGAGACgggaaccaaaaaaaaaagaagcagcAGTGGGCAGGGTGCGCGTGGCGATTGGTGCGGAAGAGGAAAGCGAAGGAGAGGGACGGTGGAGTGGGGCCTACGGAAACCGCGTCGCTGCAGTGGAGGCCCGCGCAGGCGCGCCTTCGGCGGTGGCTGCCGGCTGGCCATCCCGTCCCATGCGGCCATGCCGGTGGGCTGCGCGCTGCTGCGGCCGTTGCGGTGCGGGCCCCAGGTATCCACCTCTGGCTCTGGCTGGGTCCACGCTCATCGTCATCTCCTGTCCGGAAAGGCTCCCCGGCGCCGCATGTGTCTTTTTCGCGTGCGTCACTGCAGCCGCCTGCACAGAAAGCCGAGAGCCAGCCTCAGTACTGTTGACTTGGCTTATAAAACAATATTTTTATCTCGCAATATATTaatcaacagtacttttagtcctgacttatcagtcaagcgaacaTGACATAGTGCATCCGGGCCAGACGCCAGACTCCTGGTCCTTGTTGCCCAAGATAAGCACAGGTCTCCTTGTACGGATAGACCACACTAGTCAGTCAATTGCTACTAACCCAAAATGTACTCCTAATCGGTAAAGTCGGCAGCAGAAATGTattagggcctcgtttagatgctgaaaaaatttcaaaccgatgaatagtaccactttcgtcttatttgacaaatattgtccaatcgtggaccaactaggctcaaaagattcatctcttgatttccaactaaactgtgtaattagttattttttttacctacatttaatactccatgcaagcggctaaaaattgatgtgatggagagagagtgaaaaaacttagaattttggtggcatctaaacaaggcctagtatTAGTACTCCCTGTCAGGGCGCAGTAGAAATGAAAGATGCTTTGCTGAGGGGGAAATAAAGGGGCAAGGTGTGAACACCGCATTAGTTATCTAGGGTCGTAATTTCCGGGGAAAAAAAAGAACAGCAATGAAATTTGAGTACTTTTCCATATTTGTATATACATATTTATGTATATAGGAGTGCTACCATCTAAACCGCAAAAGAAAGAAAGGCGCTTTTGTGGCGAGCAAAAGCGAAGAAATGAGCCACGCACCTATCCTCTCCGATCGGAGGCCTTTTGAAATGGTCGTCGGGAGGTCCATGCAAAGCCGCGTTGTCAGATGCAGGGGCCCACAGGTCGGCGTCTAGTAGCCAACCGATGAGATTCCGCGCCGGTGGTTCTGCAAGACTTCAACCCAGGACGACCCCGACGGCCAGCCCGGGTCGGGTCGCGCAACTACTTCAGGCGGTGGTGGCCCAGCCAGCCGGCTCATCCCAAGTCGTGCTTTCGAGGTGAGCCGACCTGGCTCTGCCTGACATGTATACTCCCGTCGTACCAAGCAAAGAATCACGCACGTCCCATTCGCAGTCCATCGATTTGCGGTTCCGTTACCAACCCTGAGAATAATTTGTATAAATTATTATTTAATTGATATATATCGCTGCCCAAATGCTCGCTAATCCTAATCGTAAGAATCCTCTCTCTGTTTTAGGTAGTACTCCCACCTCGCTCTGTCCGCAAATATTTATCGTTTTTGTTTCAAAAACAACTttgtaagagcaactccaagagtgtTGCAAAAAATGGATGGCTAAATCCATGATTTAGCTATTCTCTAAAATAGAAACCTCCTAAAAAAGCAGAGGTACTGCAGCAGTTCAGGTAAATTACCTTATCTATATTTGAAACTTGCCACGTCGCCATT includes:
- the LOC136458088 gene encoding calmodulin-binding protein 25-like — translated: MANRCAGLDPTWAHLPTPPPTHTAHAAAASHYYCSSSPAWLTSTAAFENEALTSALRASMAPAHAYSAAAAAASSFSSPATPSSSTTSSASELLSASSGHDAPAPAASSRPGARALAGGPRGGRVTKNRKPRPSRRPQTTYITADPANFRRMVQEITGLPVPGPSSFPAASEAATVAAPNWTAAPACVLPTLDTSAFLLDRAAAAVPSPEEKSPAGGGQASTTTVTDAAAVAAAAAGNDDDSSALLELEALVCGAAGECGFPTLESWGMII